The Equus caballus isolate H_3958 breed thoroughbred chromosome 13, TB-T2T, whole genome shotgun sequence genome includes a window with the following:
- the ORAI2 gene encoding protein orai-2 isoform X2: MVEVQLETQYQYPRPLLIAFSACTTVLVAVHLFALLISTCILPNVEAVSNIHNLNSISESPHERMHPYIELAWGFSTVLGILLFLAEVVLLCWIKFLPVDARHQPGHPAGPGGHTGWQAALVSTIIMVPVGLIFVVFTIHFYRSLVRHKTERHNREIEELHKLKVQLDGHERSLQVV; the protein is encoded by the coding sequence ATGGTGGAGGTGCAGTTGGAGACGCAGTACCAGTACCCGCGGCCGCTGCTCATCGCCTTCAGTGCCTGTACCACGGTGCTGGTGGCCGTGCACCTCTTCGCCCTGCTCATCAGCACGTGCATCCTGCCCAACGTGGAGGCCGTGAGCAACATCCACAACCTCAACTCCATCAGCGAGTCCCCGCACGAGCGCATGCACCCCTACATCGAGCTGGCCTGGGGCTTCTCCACCGTGCTGGGCATCCTGCTCTTCCTGGCCGAGGTGGTGCTGCTCTGCTGGATCAAGTTCCTGCCTGTGGACGCGCGCCATCAGCCCGGACACCCGGCCGGCCCCGGTGGCCACACGGGCTGGCAGGCGGCCCTTGTGTCCACCATCATCATGGTGCCCGTGGGCCTCATCTTCGTGGTCTTCACCATCCACTTCTACCGCTCGCTGGTGCGCCACAAAACTGAACGGCACAACCGGGAGATCGAGGAGCTGCACAAGCTCAAGGTCCAGCTGGACGGGCACGAGCGCAGCCTGCAGGTGGTGTGA
- the ORAI2 gene encoding protein orai-2 isoform X1 — protein sequence MSAELNVPVDPSTPACSEPGHKGMDYRDWVRRSYLELVTSNHHSVQALSWRKLYLSRAKLKASSRTSALLSGFAMVAMVEVQLETQYQYPRPLLIAFSACTTVLVAVHLFALLISTCILPNVEAVSNIHNLNSISESPHERMHPYIELAWGFSTVLGILLFLAEVVLLCWIKFLPVDARHQPGHPAGPGGHTGWQAALVSTIIMVPVGLIFVVFTIHFYRSLVRHKTERHNREIEELHKLKVQLDGHERSLQVV from the exons ATGAGCGCCGAGCTCAACGTGCCTGTGGACCCCTCCACTCCTGCCTGCTCCGAGCCAGGCCACAAGGGCATGGATTACCGGGACTGGGTTCGCCGCAGCTACCTGGAGCTGGTCACCTCCAACCACCACTCGGTGCAGGCCCTGTCCTGGAGGAAGCTCTACCTGAGCAGGGCCAAGCTGAAGGCCTCCAGCCGCACCTCCGCCCTCCTCTCGGGCTTCGCCATG GTGGCCATGGTGGAGGTGCAGTTGGAGACGCAGTACCAGTACCCGCGGCCGCTGCTCATCGCCTTCAGTGCCTGTACCACGGTGCTGGTGGCCGTGCACCTCTTCGCCCTGCTCATCAGCACGTGCATCCTGCCCAACGTGGAGGCCGTGAGCAACATCCACAACCTCAACTCCATCAGCGAGTCCCCGCACGAGCGCATGCACCCCTACATCGAGCTGGCCTGGGGCTTCTCCACCGTGCTGGGCATCCTGCTCTTCCTGGCCGAGGTGGTGCTGCTCTGCTGGATCAAGTTCCTGCCTGTGGACGCGCGCCATCAGCCCGGACACCCGGCCGGCCCCGGTGGCCACACGGGCTGGCAGGCGGCCCTTGTGTCCACCATCATCATGGTGCCCGTGGGCCTCATCTTCGTGGTCTTCACCATCCACTTCTACCGCTCGCTGGTGCGCCACAAAACTGAACGGCACAACCGGGAGATCGAGGAGCTGCACAAGCTCAAGGTCCAGCTGGACGGGCACGAGCGCAGCCTGCAGGTGGTGTGA
- the ALKBH4 gene encoding alpha-ketoglutarate-dependent dioxygenase alkB homolog 4, producing the protein MKTGPRSNGVRGPRGGALRGEEKTHRFIYYSDTGWAVGAEESDFEGWAFPFPGVTVIEDFVTREEEAEMVQLMDREPWKPSQSGRRKQDYGPKVNFRKQKLKTAGFRGLPSFSREVVRRMGLYPILEDFRPVEQCNLDYCPERGSAIDPHLDDAWLWGERLVSLNLLSPTVLSMSREAPGSLLLCLAPSGFPEALVEGVMAPSRSVLCQEVEVAVPLPCRSLLVLTGAARHQWKHAIHRRHIQARRVCATFRELSAEFCPGGKQQELGQELLQISLSFQGRPM; encoded by the exons ATGAAGACGGGCCCCAGATCGAACGGTGTCAGGGGCCCTCGCGGTGGGGCGTTGCggggagaggag AAAACACACCGTTTCATTTACTACTCTGACACTGGCTGGGCCGTGGGGGCCGAGGAGTCTGACTTCGAAGGCTGGGCCTTCCCCTTCCCGGGTGTGACGGTGATAGAGGACTTCGTGACCCGGGAGGAGGAGGCCGAGATGGTGCAGCTCATGGACCGGGAGCCCTGGAAGCCCTCACAGTCTGGACGGAGGAAGCAG GACTACGGCCCCAAAGTCAACTTTCGGAAGCAGAAGCTAAAGACCGCTGGCTTCAGAGGCCTCCCCAGCTTCAGCCGGGAGGTGGTGCGGAGGATGGGCCTCTACCCCATCCTGGAGGACTTCCGGCCTGTGGAGCAGTGCAACCTGGACTACTGCCCGGAGCGCGGCTCGGCCATTGACCCCCACCTGGACGACGCCTGGCTGTGGGGGGAGCGGCTGGTGAGCCTCAACCTCCTGTCCCCCACGGTGCTCTCCATGTCCCGGGAGGCGCCTGGCAGCCTGCTGCTCTGCTTGGCCCCGTCGGGCTTCCCAGAGGCCTTGGTGGAAGGTGTGATGGCCCCCAGCAGGTCCGTCCTGTGCCAGGAGGTGGAGGTGGCCGTGCCCTTGCCCTGCCGCTCTCTGCTCGTGCTCACGGGAGCCGCGCGCCACCAGTGGAAGCACGCCATCCACCGGCGACACATCCAGGCCCGCCGCGTGTGTGCCACCTTCAGGGAGCTGTCGGCTGAGTTCTGTCCTGGCGGGAAGCAGCAAGAACTGGGGCAGGAGCTCCtgcaaatctctctctccttccaaggGAGGCCCATGTGA